TCCCAGGTCCGCCGCGTGGCCACCCAGCACTACGGCCTGGCCGCGGAGGACGTGCCCGTCTTCGCCATCAGCGCGCGTGCCGCGAAGGACGGTCAGGACGTCTCCGGCGAGTTCGGCCCGCTCCTCTTCCACCTGCGGGGCCTTGCCACCCAGGCCGTCGCCGCGCGCGTGCGCCACACCAATGCCCTGGGCGCGCTGGAGGAGTTCGCCTCCACCGTGCAGACGGCGCTCAACGACACGGACGCACTGCTCGCGAAGACGCGCACCGCGCTGGACGCGGGGCTCGCGCGCGCGGCGGAGTCGCTCCAGGCGGACTTCGACGCGCGCCTGTCCCTGGCCCACGGCCACCTGGCCTCGGAGGTCCGCAGGCAGGCCGCGGGCCGCTTCTGGGGCCCGGCCGCGTGGGGGCTGCGGCTGTCATTGTGGGGCGCGTCCGGGATGGGCGTGGGTGCGCTCGTCGCGCGCCGCAGCCTGCCCGCGGGGCTCGCGGTGGCGGCGGCCTCCACGGTGGTGGACGCGGTGAGGGACCGCACCCGCGCCCGCGCCGCGGAGGTGGCCGTGGTGGAGCCCTTCGAGGACGACTTCCTCGCGGAGTCCGCCGCGCGCACCGCCCTGGCGGAGGCGCGCAGCGTGGCGCGCACGCAGGGGCTGGAGGCGGAAGCGCTGGGCGTGCCGGACGTGGAGGTGATGCTGGCGGAGCTGCGCGTGGCCCGCGCGGGCGCCTGGCGCTACACGGCCTCCACCGCCGTCGCGGAGGCCGTGGCCCGCTGGTGGCGAACGGCCCGGTGGCTGGTGTTGCCGCTCATCAACCTGCCCCTGCTCGCGCTGCTGGGGCACGTGGGCTACCGCGTGGTGCGCGGATACGTCGAAGGCCCCCTGTTGCCGTTGGAGTACTTCCTCAACGCGGGGGCCTTCTTCGGGCTGCTCGCGGGCGCCGGAGCGCTGCTCGCGTCAGCGAGTCTCGTCGGAGCCGCTCGCCATGCGGGGAGAGCGGGCCGGGCTCGGTTTGTCGAGGCCCTCGCCGCCCTGGGCAGGAGGCTGGGAGAGGCCGTCGATGATGGCCTTGGCACCGGGCGGCAGGCCGCGAGACGCATCCTGGAGCGGATTCGCGCTGTCGGGTGACATGGACATGACCGCCTGGCCGGGCAGGTGGACGCCGCCGTTGGAGGCCATCATCGGCTGCGCGGAGTCCTTGCACAGCGGCGCCGACACCAGCGTGTCACGCACCGGATCGCCATAGCCCACGATGCGCGCGGGCACGGAGGGGTTGTTCCAGCCGGAGCCCTGCTCCTTGGCGACCTTGAAGTGCAGGTGCGCGCCGCACGCCCAGCCCGTCGCGCCGGAGAAGCCGATGAGCTGGCCTTCCTTCACCTTCTCACCGACCTTCACCACCACGGCGCTGAAGTGCAGGTACTGCGTCTCCAGCCCGTCGCCGTGGGAGATGACGACGTAGTTGGCCAGCGGCGCGAACTGCTCGCCACACCCGCCCTGCTTGCTGTCGCCACGCGCCATGCGCACGACGCCGTCGTGCGACGCCACGATGGGCGTGCCTTCCGGCATCCGGAAGTCCCACGCGAACGTGTCGTTGTGCTGGTGGCTGCCGGTCTCATGACCCTGGCTCACCGTGTAGATGCGACCACATGCGAACGGCACACCTACTTCAGGCAGGTTCGCAGCCGCCTGAGCGGGAGGAGGGAGGACAGGAGCCGAAGCCAGGAGGGAGCCGACGAGAAGAGCGGTAATGGTCATATCGGGGCGGGCGGACAACCGGTGCAAGGGCTTGCGCTATTTCCCTTGGATTTTCGCTCAGTCCCGAACGGATCACTAGCAGCCGAGCCGCGCCCCGCTCCGTCCCAAGGGGGCGACCCTTGACCACACTCCAGAGGGAGAATGGCCCGAAAGCACGGGAGCGCCTGGCTCCCTGCCTGCCCGGTTGGCAGGCTTCAAGCCTCTCAAGCCTTGCCGCTCCAATCCCTGTCAGCTGACCGGAGGTAAAGACAGACGCCCGTCTGCTCGAACGCCCCACGGGCGGGCCCCGGCGTCCGCGATCAGACACCCCCGGAATCGGCCCTCCAAAAAGTGACTGGTCACTTTTTAAGTTGGCGATTATCGTCCCTCCATGTCCCCGAAGTCCGCCTCCAAGAAGGCCGCGGTCCCGGTGCGCCGCACCCAGGCGGAGCGCCGCGAGTCGACGCGCCGCAAGCTGCTGGACGCCACCATCGAGGCGCTGGTGGAGCAGGGCTACGCGCGGCTGACGACGGTGGAGGTGGCGAAGCGGGCGGGGGTGTCGCAGGGGGCGCTCTTCACGCACTTCGAAACGAAGGAGGAGCTGCTCGCGGTGGCGGTGGAGCACCTCTTCCCCCGCCTCATCCAGGACTTCCTCGCGGGCGTGGGCGCGCGTCCGTCCGGGAAGGACCGGGTGGGGGCGGCGGTGGACATGCTGTGGACCGCCTACCAGCGGCCGGAGCTCCAGGCCGCCATCGAGCTGTACGTCGCGGCGCGCACCAGCCCGGAGCTGCAGAAGGCGCTGGCGGCGGTGGACGGGCCGCACCGCCAGAACATGCACCGCGTGGCGCGGGAGCTGTTCCCGGACGTGGCCGCCACGCACCCGGACTTCGACGACGTGGTGGAGCTGGCGCTGGACGCGGTGCAGGGCGCGGCGGTGGGCGGCGCGGCCCGCCCGGAAGACCCGGCGCACCGCCGCATGCTGGACACGCTGGCGCGCTTCATGCGCGTCGCGTTCGCACCCAAGGATTGATTCGCAGGAGGTCAGCAGCCATGGACATGTCGCACATCCCCGACCTCATCACCCCGGCCATCCCGGTGTTCGTCATCACCGTCATCGCCGAGGCCCTCTGGGTGAAGAAGCTCCGGCAGGAGCGCGGCGAGAGCATCAAGGGCCACACGTGGAAGGACACGCTGGCCAGCCTCTCCATGGGCCTGGGCAACGTGGCGGTGAGCGTGTTCTGGAAGGGCGTGGCGTTCGCGGGCTACGCGGCGCTCTACCACCTGACGCCCTTGCGCATGGGCCACGGGCTGGTGGCGTGGGTGCTGCTCTTCTTCCTGGAGGACCTCTGCTACTACGCCTTCCACCGCGTCCACCATGAGAGCCGCTTCTTCTGGGCGTCGCACGTGGTGCACCACTCCAGCCAGCACTACAACCTGTCCACGGCGCTGCGGCAGACGTGGACGCCGATGACGGGCTGGGTGTTCTGGGCGCCGCTGGCGCTCCTGGGCTTCTCCCCGGAGCTGATCGTCACGCAGCAGGCGGTGAGCCTGCTGTACCAGTACTGGATCCACACGGAGGCCATCGACCGGCTGCCGCGCCCCGTGGAGTGGCTGTTCAACACGCCGTCGCACCACCGCGCGCACCACGCGTCCAACGCGGCCTACATCGACGTGAACTACGCGGGCATCCTCATCATCTGGGACCGCCTCTTCGGCACCTTCGTCCCGGAGACCGAGCGCCCCATCTACGGGTTGACGAAGAACCTCACCACGCACAACCCGGTGCGCATCGCGTTCCACGAGTTCGCCGCCATCGCGAGGGACGCGGCCCGCCCGGGGCCACTGAGCCAGCGGCTGGGCTACATCTTCCGCAACCCGGCCTGGAAGCCCAAGGAGGCGTCGCAGCCGGCGGAGACGCCTCCGGTGGAGGCCGCACCCTCGGCGCCGTAGGGGCCGTGACCTTCCGGGTGGAGAACAGCCCGGGGGGTGGAACCGACGTCCAGGCAACGGGGACCGCGACATCGTTGCGTCCGCGCCGTGCGGGCCTTGCTACGGTGCGCCGCGACGGTTCTGGCGGGCGCCGCGCATGAGGTCGGCGCCCCTTGCAAGGGAGTCGGGTCATGACGGAGCGCGAGTTGTGGGAGCGGTACCAGCGGCACCTGTGCGTCGTCCCTTCCGTGGGGCTCACGCTGGACATCTCCCGCATGAACTTCGGCGCGGACTTCCTGGACGGGATGCGCTCGCGCATGGACGCGGCGTTCCAGGCCATGGACGCGCTGGAGAAGGGCGCCATCGCCAATCCGGATGAGAAGCGCCGCGTGGGCCACTACTGGCTGCGCGCCCCGGAGCTGGCGCCGGAGGCGGAGCTGAAGACGGCCATCACGGACATGCAGGCCCAGGTGGCCGCGTTCGCGAAGGACGTGCACGCGGGCAAGGTGAAGCCCGTGAAGGCGCAGAAGTTCACGCAGGTGCTGATTGTCGGCATTGGCGGCTCCGCGCTGGGGCCGCAGCTGGTGGCGGACGCGCTGGGCAGCGGCCGGGACGCCATGCAGGTGCACTTCCTGGACAACACGGACCCGGACGGGATGGACCGGGTGCTCAACGGCCTGGGCGAGCGGCTGGCGGAGACGCTCACCGTGGTCATCAGCAAGTCCGGCGGCACCAAGGAGACGCGCAACGGCATGCTGGAGGCGGAGGCCGCCTACAAGCAGCGCGGCCTGGACTTCGGCGCGCACGCGGTCGCGGTGACGGGCGACGGCAGCGAATTGGATGACTACGCCAAGGGCCACAAGTGGCTGCGCACCTTCCCCATGTGGGACTGGGTTGGCGGGCGCACGTCGGTGATGTCGGCGGTGGGGCTGCTGCCGGCCTGGTTGCAGGGGCTGGACGTGGACGGCTTCCTCGCGGGCGCGAAGGCCATGGACGCGGCGACGCGCGGGCATGACGTGGCGGCGAACCCGGCGGCGCTGCTCGCGCTGATGTGGTTCCACGCGGGCGGCGGCAAGGGCCAGAAGGACATGGTCATCCTGCCGTACAAGGACCGGCTGATGCTGATGTCCAAGTACCTCCAGCAGCTGGTGATGGAGTCGCTGGGCAAGGAGCTGTCGCTGGACGGCAAGGTGGTGAACCAGGGCATCGCCGTCTACGGCAACAAGGGCTCCACGGATCAGCACGCCTACGTGCAGCAGCTGCGCGAGGGCGTGAACAACTTCTTCGTCACCTTCGTGGAGGTGCTGAAGGACCGGGACGGCAAGTCCCTGGCGGTGGAGGGTGAGAACACCAGCGGCGACTACCTGCTGGGGTTCCTCCTGGGCACGCGCCGGGCGCTGTTCGAGAAGGGCCGCGAGTCGATGACGCTCACCGTGCCGGACGTGAGCGCGCGCACGGTGGGAGCGCTGATTGCGTTGTACGAGCGCGCGGTGGGCCTCTATGCGAGCCTGGTGAACATCAATGCCTATCACCAGCCGGGCGTGGAGGCGGGCAAGAAGGCCGCGGGGCGCGTGCTGGAGCTGCAGGGCAAGCTGCTCTCGAAGCTGAAGTCAGCGAAGGCGGAGGCGCGGTCGGCGGATCAGCTGGCGCAGGACATTGGCGCGGCGGAGGAAGTGGAGACGGTGTTCAAGCTGCTGGAGCACCTGTCCGCGAACGGCGACCACGGCGTGAAGCGCTCGGGCGGCGCGCGTCCGGCGGAGGCCCGCTTCCAGTCCGTGTGACAAATCCTTGCCCGTGAGGGCAATGCCTGACGGTTCCAGGCCACGGCTAGCCTGGACCGTCATGGGCCGAGCACACGCGGTGGGGCTGTGGCTGTGCGTCCTGGGCGGGCTGGCGGCATGCCCGGAGGTGCACCGCCCGGGCGGCAAGCTGGACCGGGCGGCGCTCAAGGACGCGTTGGAGAGTATTCACGAAACGGGTTGTGCAGAGGACGTCTACAAGCGCCTCTGTCCCAGTGACACCGAGCCGAGCGAAGAGTGCATCGAGCTGTGTGGTGGACCATGACGCGGCCCTGGCACGTGTCCATGAGCCTGGTGGCCTGCCTCGTCCTCCTGGCTCCCGCACTCTTCGTCCTCCAGCAGGTGCGGGAAGCCAGTGCGACCCCCATGCCGGAACCGGAGGGCCTGGTCCCCATGCTCACCTACGACGAGCGGATGCGGCGGGTGACCTACCACTACACCTGCTTGAAGCAGACCGACTGTGAGGCTCCTCTCGTCTGTTACCGAGACGTCCGCTTCCGGCGCTATTGCACGGACAGCGCCTGCACGACCGACCGTCAGTGCCCCGAAGGGCAACGATGCACGAGCCTGCCGGTCTCCAGTGCGAGCGGAGCGCTGGTCAGGCTCTGCGCGCTCGTCGGCATTCGCCAGGAGGGAGAGCGCTGCTTGGAGACCGCTTTCGATGCGACCTCCGCATGCAGGGCGGAGTTCGAGTGCGTGGGGAGGGATGGCTACTGCGCTCGTGCCTGCACCCCTGGCCAACCCGGGACGTGTTCGGAGGGATTCTTCTGCGCGGACGTGAAGCCAAAGCCTTCATGTCTTCCAACCTGTGAGAAGCGCGGCTGTCCTCAAGGGGAACACTGTGTTCCATTCGAGGAGGGCACCTCCATCTGCGCATCCATCTACGGCCCGAACTGCCTGGACACCCCCTGTCCCGAGGGCCGCAAATGCCGAGTGTTCTCGCAATCGGAGTTCCCGGGCAAGGTCTGGGCGGAGTGCATCCATCGCTGCTCCGCCACGAATCCGACGTGCGGCGAAGGCCAGGTCTGCGATGGCTTTCACTGCCTCCAGGCCTGTGACCCGAATGAGCCCAACCCCTGCGCCGAGGGCTTCCACTGCGACCGGCGAGGCGAGAAGCTCCCGTGGTCCTGTCAGCCGGACTATTGGCGCGGCCCGCCCTGACCGCCGTTGGACGCTCCGCCTGCCCCGGGCGCACGGGATGTGGAGGGCCCGGGTGGGTCTCATCGTGAAGGCTCGTCCCCCAGGAGCCTCCTCCCGATGAAACCGTCCTCCGCCTTCCTGCTGGCCCCTCCCCTCCCCGCGCGTGAAACCGAAGACCCGTGGCACGGCACCGTGCAGGGCTGCGTGCGCAGCCGCGACGACGTCACCCTGGCCGCGCTCCCCCGCGCCCGCTACCGCTCCGCCCTGGAGATTGGCGGCGCCATCGGCCTGCTCACGGAGAAGCTCCAGGCGAGATGTGACGCCCTGCTCTCCCTGGAGACCTCCGACTCCGCCCAGGCCCGCGCCATCCACCGCTGCCGCCACCTGTCCCACGTGCGCTTCCAGCAGATGAGCGTGCCGGAGCGCTACCCCGAGCAGACCTTCGACCTCACCCTGGTATCCGGACGCGGCGCCTGGTGGAGCCTCCCGGAGCTGGCGCTCGCGCAGTCGCGCATCCTCGAACACCTGGAGCCCGGCGGGCACCTGGTCCTCGTGCACTGGACTGGCCAGACGCGCGACATGCGCTGCAGCGGCCACGAGGTCCATGACGCCTTCCGCCAGCTCGCCCCCAAGCGCCTGCGCCACCTGCGCGGCGAGATGGAGGGCACCTGGCGCCTGGACGTCTTCGAACGGCTTTGAACGCCCTGGGTGAATCCCGTCCCCCACCCGGCCCGGACCGGCGATAGAAGGGACGGCATGGAACTCGGAATCACGGGGAAGTCGGCGCTCGTCACCGGCAGTAGCAAGGGCATCGGGCGGGCCATCGCCATGGTCCTGTCGCGCGAGGGCGCCCGGGTGTGCGTGTGCGCGCGCCACCCGGAAGCGCTGGATGTCCTGGCGAAGGAGCTGCGCTCCGAGGGCGCCCAGGTGGCCACGGTGGTCACGGACGTGGCCACGCAGGAGGGCGCGTACCTGGCGGTGGACTCCGCGGTGCGCGCCTTCGGTAGCATCGACATCCTGGTGAACAACGTGGGCGGCAGCGGCGGCGCGGGCGCCTTCGACGCGGCCAGCACCCAGCAGTGGAACGACGTCATCCAGCGCAACCTGATGTCCGCCGTGTGGTGCAGCCAGCGCGCGGTGCCGCTGATGCGCCAGCTTGGCGGCGGCAGCATCGTGCACATCAGCTCCATCTTCGGCCGCGAGTACGCCACCAGCGCGCCCTACAGCGCGGCCAAGGCGGGCCTCATCGCGCTCACCAAGGAGATGGCCGTGGACCTGGCGTCCCACCGCATCCGCGTCAACGCCGTGGCCCCGGGCTCCATCTTCTTCCCCGGCGGCAGCTGGGACCGGCGCAATCAGCACGACCCGGAGGCGGTGGCGAAGATGGTGCGCGAGCAGATTCCCTGGGGCCGCTTCGGCACGCCCGAGGAGGTGGCGGACGTGGTCGCCTTCCTCTGCTCCGAGCGGGCGAAGTGGGTGACGGGCGCCACCCTCCCCGTGGACGGCGGACAGGGCCGTGCCTACTGACCCCCGTTGCGGTATGGAGTCCGCGCGAATGAGGCCAACGCATTGCTGAAGCTCTACAAGAAGGACGGCGACACCCTGCGCTACTGGGAGGCGTGGGAGCACGAGGGTGTCGTCACGGTGCACTGGGGCACCGTCGGTGATGGAGGCGAGCAGAAGACCGTTCCCGTCCCCCCGGACGAGGACCCCGACATGGTCATCGCTCAAGAGGCCGAAGCCCTGGTGGACGCCGGCTACGACGAGCCCGAGCCGGACGCCATGTCCGTGCTGCTCGTCGAGTACACCGTGCAGGGCAAGGGCACCGGCCACGACTTCGAGCAGCGCAACGCCGTGGAGGAGCTGCTCACGGACGCGCTCGGCTGGACGGGCAACGGCGAGGTGGAGGGCGGCGAGACGGAAGAGGGCGTCATGCGCGTGCACTGCCGCGTGATGGACCCCGACAGCGCCGCGCGCACCGTGGTGGAGGCCCTGGACGCGGAGGACCTGCTCGAAGGGGCCCGCGTGCTGACGGCGCGAGGCGATGAGAAGCCCCGCGTCGTGCACCCGCCGCTGTTCCCCGTGCTCAAGTCCTAGGCACCTCCGGAGCCTGGGGCACCTGGCCCCGGGGCCCGAAGACGCGGAACAGCAGCACCAGCGACGGCACCACCGTCACCAGGCCCACCCCGAGCGCCACCAGGAGCAGCCGCTGCACCCCCGGCTGCGCCGCGGCGCTCTGGAGCGTCAGGTGCGGGTAGACGAGGTACGGCGCCTGCGACACCGCCCACCCCAGCACGATGAGCCCGCCCTGCGTGGCCGCCGCCACCCGAGCGGCCCGGAAGCGCCGCGTCCACAGGAGCGCGAACGCCGCCACCGCCGCCACCGCGGTCCCCACGTGCAGCGCCAGCGCGAACGGCGTCTGGAGCAAGCCCGTCCACACCCGGGGAGCGCCCTCGCGCGACAGCAGCAGGGCGGCCAGGGCCAGCGGGAACAGGAGCCCGCCCGTCACCAGCGCCCGGCGCCGGAAGTCCTCCGCCAGCTCCGGCGTCCGCGCTTCGTGCGTGAGGTACACGGCCGCCAGGAACGCGAACAGGCCCAGCGTCAGCACGCCCACGGACAGCGCGAAGGGCGACAGCCACGACGCGAAGAAGCCGCTCACCACCGCGTGCCCCTGCATGCGGATGGCGTCGCTGGCCACCGCGCCCACGCTCATGCCCAACAGCAGCGGCGCCACCACGCTCGCCACGCTGAACACCACGCCCCAGCGGCGCTCCACCGCGTCCCCGCGCGTGTCGTAGGCGCGGAAGGTGAACGCCGTGCCCCGGAACACGATGCCCAGCACCAGCAGCGTCAGGGGCACGTGCAGCGCCACGCTCAGCGCCGCGAAGGCGCGAGGAAAGCCGCTGAAGAGCAGCACCAGCCCCACGATGAGCCAGACGTGGTTCACCTCCCACACCGGGCCAATGGCGTGGGCGATGAGCGCGCGCTGCTCCGCCTTGCGAGGCCCGCGCGCCAAGAGGTCCCACACCCCGCCGCCGAAGTCCGCCCCGCCCAGGAGCGCGTACAGCACGAACGTGCCCGCCACCGCGAACCCCAGCAGCGTCGTCTCAATGGGCATGGGCCACCTCGCCATCCGCGGGCGCGCCGGGCGTCTTGGACCCGGGCAGCGTGCCCGCCACCTGCCGCCAGAGCACGAAGAGCACCGTCACCCCGAGGAACAGGTACACCGCCGTGAAGGTGAAGAACGGCGCGGCCAGGTGCGGCACCGGCGTCACCGCCTCGCCCGTGCGCATCACGTCGCGGACAATCCAGGGCTGCCGGCCCCACTCCGTGACGAGCCACCCCGCCTCCAGCGCCACCAGCCCCAGCGGCCCCGACCACAGCCACGCGCGCATCATCCCCTTGCCGTGCGGCCACTCGCGGCCCCGCCACCTGCGCCACAGCGTGGCCAGCGCGAGCAGCGCCATCAGGCTGCCCGTGCCCACCATCACCTGGAAGGCCATGTGGACCTTGGCCACCGGCGGCCAGACGTCGCGGGGGAACGCGTTCAGCCCCTTCACCTCCGCGTCGGGGTCCGCGAACGCCAGGATGGAGAGCCCCTTCGGCAGGTCGATGGAGCCCGACACCGTGCGCGTCTCCACGTCCGGCCATCCGCCCACCCGCAGGGGGGCGCCCGCCTCCGTGTCGAAGTGCGCCTCCATCGCGGCCAGCTTCACCGGCTGCTCGCGCGCCACGTGCTTCGCGGACAGGTCCCCCACCAGCGGCTGCGCGAGCGCGGTGACACACGCGAGCGGCAGCGCGATGGACAGCGCCTTCTTGTGGAACCCGGCGCCCGGGTGCTTCAGCAGGATGAAGGCGTGGATGCCCGCCATCGCGAACGCGCTGGCCTGATAGCAGGACAAGAGCACGTGCGCCGTCTGGTACTGCCAGCCGGGGCTGAACATGGCCACCAGCGGCTGCACGTCCGTGGGCCCCGTCGGCGTGGGCGTGAAGCCGGACGGGTTGTTCATGAACGTGTTCACCAGCGTGACGAAGAACGCGCTCGCCGCGCCGCTCACCGCCACCATCACGCCGCTGAACAGGTGCAGGCCCGGCGACACGCGCTCGCGGCCGTACAGGTAGATGCCCAGGAAGATGGCCTCGGTGAAGAAGGCCACGCCCTCCAGACTGAAGGGCAGGCCAATCACTTCACCGTAGCGGCCCATGAACTCCGGCCACAGCAGGCCCAGCTCGAACGAGAGCACCGTCCCGCTCACCGCGCCCACCGCGAACAGGATGGCGGTGCCCTTGGCCAGCTTCTCGCTGAGCTTCCGGTAGTCCGCGTCCCCCGTGCGCCGGTGCTTCAGGTCGCTCAACACCATCAACACCGGCAACGCCACGCCGGCCGCCGCGAACACGATGTGGAACGCGAGCGAGAGCCCCATCTGCGCGCGCGCATAGAGCAGGTCCGTCATGGACATCAGTCTGCTTTATGCGCGCTTTTTACGCATTCAGGATTTCTTATTCTTCTCCACAGTCACCTTGGTGACCTTGTCCGCGGGCACCTGGGTGACGGTGCGCGAGGGCACCAGGGTCTGGATGGAGTTGCGGGCCACGGCGGTGGCGAGCGAGGTGGCGAAGATCATGACCACCTTGCGCCCCAGCTCCGCGCCCAGCGGCTTGTCCTCGATGCTGGTGGCCACGCGGTCCGGGTGGGCCCAGGCGCGCTCCAGGGCCTTGCGGCGCATGCGGCGCACGCGCTCGTCGTGGTGGCGGGCGCGGTAGATGGCGAAGCCCACGCCCAGCCCCACCGCCACCAGGGCGGCGGCGCCCACGGTGATGAGCAGGTCCTTGTTCTGGTTGACGTGGTAGCGCACGTCCGTGGCGCGGGTGCGCCGGCGGTCCAGCTCCTCCAGGGTGAGCAGCAGCTCGTCGCGGATGCGGTCCGCGGTCTGCTCCACCTGCTCGCGGTCGCCCATGCGCTTGGTGATGGCGTGGTCGGCGTGCGTTTCGGTCTCGGAGGCCTGGCTCATTGCAGCGTCTCCCGGGTCATCTGGAAGTCCGTCTTCAAGCGTTCCTGGGTATGGACCAGCGGCTTCTTGGGAATCCGCTTGGTGCCCAGGAACAGGAGGAGGCCGGCCACGGCCAGCAGCACCGCGCCCACGATGAGCACGCCCACGGCGTCTCCCAGGGGCAGCGCCAGGCCCAGCGCGACGAAGAGCACGGCCAGCGACGTGAGGGCCAGCACGGCTCCGGCGCCCAGGAAGATGCCCGCCAGCTTGGCCGCCTGCAGCTCCTGCTTCAGCTCCTTCTTGGCGTGCATCACCTCCGCCTTCACCAACAGGCGGGTCTCCGACAGCGCATGCCGGATGAGTTCGGGGGTGGAGAGCGTCTCCAGCTGGCTGCGCTCCAGGCGTTCTGATTCGAGGTCCACGACCGTGCCTCCGACAGGATGACTTCACGGGGAATCACCGACGGTCGCCTGCCTGGCGTCCCGGCTGTCCCCGGTCTGTCCCTGAAGGTGGTCAGGAAGGGTGTGTGGGAGAAGTCCCGCCGCACACCCCGGTCATGTCTGGCTGCCTGCCTGCTGCCCCGGCCCTTCCGGACAGGGCGAACCAGGCTCCCAGGCCTAGCGGCGGGTCTTCTGATGCGCGATCGCCGTGGCCAGCGTCTCGCGCACCTGGCGGGCCCGGAACAGGCGGTCCGCGGTGTCCAGCAGGTTCTCCGCGTACAGCACCTGCTTGCGCAGGCGGGCCGGGATGGCGCGGGTGCCCAGGTGCGCGCCCAGGAGGGCACCGGTGAGGGCCGCGGCCACGTCCGCCTCGCCGCCACAGCGCAGCGTGAGGACCACGGCCTCGCGGAAGTCGTGCGGCACCTTCAGCGTCGCGTACAGCGACGTGAGCAGCACCGGCACCACGTGGCACGGCAGGCCGTCCACGCCCTTCAGCTCGCTGGGGGGCACGCCCACCTTGCGCAGCTGGTTGAGCGCGCGCTGGGTGTCCCAGGTGAGCAGGCGCGGCAGGTGGCGGATCTCCTCCGCCAGGTTCTTGTCGTGCACCGCGGCGGACAGCGCCAGGGCCTCGCAGAAGGCCGCGGGCGTGAGGGCCTCCTGCTCCATGCCCAGCGCCACGGCCTGCGCGAACGCGGCCGCGGCGGCGGCGCAGACCGGGTCCTTGTGCGTGATGACGGTGAGCACGCCCGCGTCGTGCGGCAGGCGCGCGCGCTGGCCGCTTTCGAAGAGCCCCACCACCAGCGCGCGGCTGAGCACCGACGGGCACTTCGTGCCGAGCGGAGCCCCCGCGCTCATCCACGGCGTGCCGCTCGCCAGCCGCTGCAGCGCTTCCGACAGGCTGCGCGGCGGCTGGAGGATGATGCCCT
This DNA window, taken from Corallococcus coralloides DSM 2259, encodes the following:
- a CDS encoding class I SAM-dependent methyltransferase, which produces MKPSSAFLLAPPLPARETEDPWHGTVQGCVRSRDDVTLAALPRARYRSALEIGGAIGLLTEKLQARCDALLSLETSDSAQARAIHRCRHLSHVRFQQMSVPERYPEQTFDLTLVSGRGAWWSLPELALAQSRILEHLEPGGHLVLVHWTGQTRDMRCSGHEVHDAFRQLAPKRLRHLRGEMEGTWRLDVFERL
- a CDS encoding sterol desaturase family protein, yielding MDMSHIPDLITPAIPVFVITVIAEALWVKKLRQERGESIKGHTWKDTLASLSMGLGNVAVSVFWKGVAFAGYAALYHLTPLRMGHGLVAWVLLFFLEDLCYYAFHRVHHESRFFWASHVVHHSSQHYNLSTALRQTWTPMTGWVFWAPLALLGFSPELIVTQQAVSLLYQYWIHTEAIDRLPRPVEWLFNTPSHHRAHHASNAAYIDVNYAGILIIWDRLFGTFVPETERPIYGLTKNLTTHNPVRIAFHEFAAIARDAARPGPLSQRLGYIFRNPAWKPKEASQPAETPPVEAAPSAP
- a CDS encoding SDR family NAD(P)-dependent oxidoreductase; translated protein: MELGITGKSALVTGSSKGIGRAIAMVLSREGARVCVCARHPEALDVLAKELRSEGAQVATVVTDVATQEGAYLAVDSAVRAFGSIDILVNNVGGSGGAGAFDAASTQQWNDVIQRNLMSAVWCSQRAVPLMRQLGGGSIVHISSIFGREYATSAPYSAAKAGLIALTKEMAVDLASHRIRVNAVAPGSIFFPGGSWDRRNQHDPEAVAKMVREQIPWGRFGTPEEVADVVAFLCSERAKWVTGATLPVDGGQGRAY
- a CDS encoding cytochrome d ubiquinol oxidase subunit II encodes the protein MPIETTLLGFAVAGTFVLYALLGGADFGGGVWDLLARGPRKAEQRALIAHAIGPVWEVNHVWLIVGLVLLFSGFPRAFAALSVALHVPLTLLVLGIVFRGTAFTFRAYDTRGDAVERRWGVVFSVASVVAPLLLGMSVGAVASDAIRMQGHAVVSGFFASWLSPFALSVGVLTLGLFAFLAAVYLTHEARTPELAEDFRRRALVTGGLLFPLALAALLLSREGAPRVWTGLLQTPFALALHVGTAVAAVAAFALLWTRRFRAARVAAATQGGLIVLGWAVSQAPYLVYPHLTLQSAAAQPGVQRLLLVALGVGLVTVVPSLVLLFRVFGPRGQVPQAPEVPRT
- a CDS encoding TetR/AcrR family transcriptional regulator, producing MSPKSASKKAAVPVRRTQAERRESTRRKLLDATIEALVEQGYARLTTVEVAKRAGVSQGALFTHFETKEELLAVAVEHLFPRLIQDFLAGVGARPSGKDRVGAAVDMLWTAYQRPELQAAIELYVAARTSPELQKALAAVDGPHRQNMHRVARELFPDVAATHPDFDDVVELALDAVQGAAVGGAARPEDPAHRRMLDTLARFMRVAFAPKD
- a CDS encoding GTPase is translated as MDDTRLPDPEALRPLLTGALSLPALQPHGPRLERLLEDYARGMARKDAPLVVALVGATGAGKSTLLNALSGQNLSREGVDRPTSTVSTLFAPEGTATDELARTGARVVRYTPGPQGLWSGQVFIDTPDLNSVATAHRDVARAALDKADVALVVMHRGSVAEATQVEFLAEFARRRALVFILNFADELSAESRDALKSQVRRVATQHYGLAAEDVPVFAISARAAKDGQDVSGEFGPLLFHLRGLATQAVAARVRHTNALGALEEFASTVQTALNDTDALLAKTRTALDAGLARAAESLQADFDARLSLAHGHLASEVRRQAAGRFWGPAAWGLRLSLWGASGMGVGALVARRSLPAGLAVAAASTVVDAVRDRTRARAAEVAVVEPFEDDFLAESAARTALAEARSVARTQGLEAEALGVPDVEVMLAELRVARAGAWRYTASTAVAEAVARWWRTARWLVLPLINLPLLALLGHVGYRVVRGYVEGPLLPLEYFLNAGAFFGLLAGAGALLASASLVGAARHAGRAGRARFVEALAALGRRLGEAVDDGLGTGRQAARRILERIRAVG
- a CDS encoding glucose-6-phosphate isomerase, producing MTERELWERYQRHLCVVPSVGLTLDISRMNFGADFLDGMRSRMDAAFQAMDALEKGAIANPDEKRRVGHYWLRAPELAPEAELKTAITDMQAQVAAFAKDVHAGKVKPVKAQKFTQVLIVGIGGSALGPQLVADALGSGRDAMQVHFLDNTDPDGMDRVLNGLGERLAETLTVVISKSGGTKETRNGMLEAEAAYKQRGLDFGAHAVAVTGDGSELDDYAKGHKWLRTFPMWDWVGGRTSVMSAVGLLPAWLQGLDVDGFLAGAKAMDAATRGHDVAANPAALLALMWFHAGGGKGQKDMVILPYKDRLMLMSKYLQQLVMESLGKELSLDGKVVNQGIAVYGNKGSTDQHAYVQQLREGVNNFFVTFVEVLKDRDGKSLAVEGENTSGDYLLGFLLGTRRALFEKGRESMTLTVPDVSARTVGALIALYERAVGLYASLVNINAYHQPGVEAGKKAAGRVLELQGKLLSKLKSAKAEARSADQLAQDIGAAEEVETVFKLLEHLSANGDHGVKRSGGARPAEARFQSV